In one window of Leptospira sp. WS92.C1 DNA:
- a CDS encoding pyrimidine/purine nucleoside phosphorylase, producing the protein MAQFENVTVVKKANIYYEGKVTSRTVLFQDGSKKTLGILMPGEYDFGTDEKEIMEILEGSLLVKLPGDESWKEIKVGQSFEVPAKSRFQLNVKKISDYCCSYIQD; encoded by the coding sequence ATGGCGCAGTTTGAAAACGTTACCGTAGTAAAAAAAGCAAATATCTATTACGAAGGAAAGGTGACGAGCCGGACCGTTTTGTTTCAAGACGGAAGTAAAAAAACTCTGGGAATTTTAATGCCCGGTGAATATGATTTTGGCACCGACGAAAAGGAAATTATGGAAATTTTGGAAGGGAGTTTACTCGTAAAACTTCCCGGAGATGAATCCTGGAAAGAAATCAAAGTCGGTCAGTCTTTCGAAGTTCCTGCGAAATCCAGATTTCAATTGAACGTAAAAAAGATCAGCGACTATTGTTGTTCTTACATCCAAGATTGA
- the gcvP gene encoding aminomethyl-transferring glycine dehydrogenase, producing the protein MNPTLQNQSTVKSANVGIDPLDTFPRRHIGPDVSQIGVMLKELGLNSLEELIDKAVPAGIRLKKPLDLPKASTEHKILQNLKDIASQNQVFRSYIGAGYNSCVIPGVIQRNILENPGWYTAYTPYQAEISQGRLEALLNFQTMIIDLTGLEISNASLLDEGTAAAEAMFLAYSVRKNETAKKFFVSELCHPQTIDVVVTRANPLGIEVEVGNHETIELNEDFFGILLQYPATDGRIIDYTSLIQKAHNVGAIATVAADLLALTLLKSPGEMGADVAVGSSQRFGLPLGFGGPHAGYFATKDEFKRNMPGRLIGVSKDSQGNPGLRLSLQTREQHIRRDKATSNICTAQVLLAVISSMYAVYHGPEGLKNIATRVYKFTSILAKSLKAAGHSVSEHSIFDTITIQAGSKNKEILEKARSKKINLREYQDGRIGVSLDETVNAEDLRDLFEIFGVKNIELEKLFSDVTNIPEALKRNSSYLTHSVFQSHHTETKMLRYIRKLESRDLSLTTSMIPLGSCTMKLNATTEMYPVTWPEFGAIHPFAPAEQTKGYKIIFEQLERWLCEITGFAGVSLQPNAGSQGEYAGLLAIRRYHESRKESHRNVCLIPISAHGTNPASAAMAGFKVVVVSCDPNGNVDLEDLKTKAEEHKNDLAALMITYPSTHGVFEESIKEICSIIHAHGGQVYMDGANMNAQVGLTSPGEIGADVCHLNLHKTFCIPHGGGGPGVGPIGVAKHLVPFLPGHVLVDNTTGNEHGAVSAAPWGSASIVLISWTYIALMGTTGLTDATKNSILNANYIAKRLEKVYPVLYKGKNGFVAHECILDVRPFKKTAGIEVEDVAKRLIDYGFHAPTMSFPVPGTLMIEPTESESLEELDRFCDAMLLIHQEIIDVQNGTLDKIDNPLKNSPHTAAMVTSDRWDHLYPRERAAYPAAWTKDHKFWPYVGRVDNVYGDRNLVCSCLPMESYQ; encoded by the coding sequence ATGAACCCCACTCTTCAGAACCAATCCACAGTCAAAAGTGCAAACGTCGGAATCGATCCATTGGATACATTTCCAAGAAGACATATCGGCCCCGATGTTTCTCAGATTGGGGTGATGCTTAAAGAGCTGGGGCTCAATTCTTTGGAAGAACTGATCGATAAGGCCGTGCCTGCGGGGATTCGTTTAAAAAAACCTTTGGATCTCCCGAAGGCTTCCACCGAGCACAAAATTCTCCAAAACTTAAAAGACATCGCTTCGCAGAATCAGGTCTTTCGTTCTTATATCGGAGCAGGATACAACTCTTGCGTGATCCCCGGAGTGATTCAAAGAAACATTCTCGAAAATCCCGGCTGGTATACGGCTTACACCCCGTATCAGGCGGAAATTTCCCAAGGTCGTCTGGAAGCGCTTCTCAATTTTCAAACGATGATCATCGATCTCACGGGTCTTGAGATCTCGAACGCTTCTCTTCTGGACGAAGGAACCGCAGCGGCGGAAGCGATGTTTCTCGCGTATTCGGTTCGTAAGAATGAGACCGCAAAAAAATTCTTCGTATCCGAACTCTGTCATCCTCAAACCATCGACGTAGTTGTTACCAGAGCCAATCCGCTTGGCATCGAGGTGGAAGTAGGAAATCACGAAACCATAGAGCTCAACGAGGATTTTTTCGGAATTCTTCTTCAATATCCCGCGACCGACGGAAGAATCATCGATTATACTTCTTTGATTCAAAAGGCGCATAACGTAGGAGCGATTGCAACCGTCGCAGCCGATCTTCTCGCGTTGACCCTTCTCAAATCGCCTGGGGAAATGGGAGCGGACGTTGCCGTCGGATCCTCTCAAAGATTCGGACTTCCTCTGGGTTTTGGCGGACCTCACGCGGGTTATTTTGCGACCAAGGACGAGTTCAAACGGAATATGCCCGGAAGGTTAATCGGGGTTTCCAAAGATTCTCAAGGAAATCCGGGACTCAGACTTTCGCTGCAAACAAGAGAACAACATATCCGAAGAGACAAGGCTACGAGCAATATTTGTACAGCTCAGGTTTTACTCGCGGTAATTTCCTCTATGTATGCGGTGTATCACGGACCGGAAGGCCTGAAGAACATCGCAACCAGAGTTTACAAGTTCACTTCGATTCTTGCAAAATCTCTCAAAGCGGCCGGACATTCCGTTTCAGAACATTCTATCTTTGATACGATTACGATCCAAGCCGGAAGTAAGAACAAAGAAATCCTTGAAAAAGCGCGTTCCAAAAAAATCAACCTGAGAGAATATCAGGACGGAAGAATCGGGGTCTCGTTAGACGAAACCGTGAATGCCGAAGACCTCCGGGATCTTTTTGAAATTTTCGGAGTGAAGAATATAGAATTAGAAAAACTTTTTTCCGATGTAACAAACATTCCCGAAGCTCTAAAAAGAAATTCCTCTTATCTGACTCACTCTGTCTTTCAATCGCATCACACGGAAACAAAGATGCTTCGTTACATTCGTAAATTGGAATCCAGAGATCTTTCTCTGACCACTTCCATGATTCCTCTCGGATCCTGTACGATGAAACTCAACGCGACCACGGAAATGTATCCGGTAACCTGGCCCGAGTTCGGAGCGATTCATCCGTTTGCACCCGCGGAACAAACCAAGGGATATAAGATCATCTTTGAACAATTGGAAAGATGGCTCTGCGAAATCACCGGTTTCGCGGGAGTTTCACTTCAGCCCAACGCGGGTTCTCAAGGAGAATACGCCGGACTTTTAGCGATCCGAAGATATCACGAAAGCAGAAAGGAATCTCATAGAAACGTTTGTTTGATTCCGATTTCCGCACACGGAACCAATCCCGCAAGCGCTGCGATGGCCGGTTTTAAGGTAGTCGTGGTTTCCTGTGATCCAAATGGAAACGTGGATTTGGAAGATTTAAAGACAAAGGCGGAAGAACACAAAAACGATCTCGCCGCGTTGATGATCACGTATCCTTCCACACACGGTGTGTTTGAAGAATCCATTAAGGAAATCTGTTCCATCATACACGCTCACGGCGGACAGGTTTATATGGACGGAGCGAATATGAACGCTCAAGTCGGTTTAACAAGCCCCGGCGAAATCGGTGCGGACGTTTGTCATCTCAATCTACATAAGACTTTTTGCATTCCTCACGGAGGAGGCGGTCCCGGTGTCGGCCCGATCGGAGTTGCAAAACATCTGGTTCCGTTCTTACCCGGACACGTTTTAGTGGATAACACGACCGGCAACGAACACGGAGCCGTATCCGCCGCTCCTTGGGGAAGTGCGAGTATCGTGCTGATTTCCTGGACTTATATCGCTCTGATGGGAACAACAGGGCTCACCGACGCTACGAAGAATTCCATCTTAAACGCAAACTACATAGCAAAACGATTGGAGAAAGTATATCCGGTTCTTTATAAAGGCAAAAATGGATTTGTTGCGCACGAATGTATCCTCGACGTAAGACCGTTTAAAAAGACCGCCGGAATCGAAGTGGAAGACGTCGCCAAACGATTGATCGATTACGGATTTCACGCGCCTACCATGTCCTTTCCGGTTCCGGGAACTTTGATGATCGAACCGACCGAATCCGAATCCTTGGAAGAATTGGATCGTTTCTGCGACGCGATGCTTCTCATTCATCAAGAAATCATCGACGTTCAAAACGGAACGTTAGACAAAATCGATAATCCTTTGAAAAATTCTCCGCATACTGCGGCGATGGTGACTTCGGATCGTTGGGATCATTTGTATCCGAGAGAAAGAGCGGCTTACCCGGCCGCCTGGACCAAGGATCACAAATTCTGGCCTTATGTGGGAAGAGTCGATAACGTATACGGAGATCGAAACTTGGTTTGTTCCTGTCTTCCGATGGAAAGTTATCAGTAA
- a CDS encoding lysophospholipid acyltransferase family protein has protein sequence MSNQTLTRKDLCKPLTYQKGISISYETAPNKKRSLGDLIFGNSDLAFHYGYFKEILRSRKLALKGLYDNPTWCESSAKILDLVENCGGKIKVEGIEKILSVSGPVVIAGNHMSTLETFVLPTFITQHKPITFVVKESLTRGKLFGPIMRSRDPISVGRSNPREDLVAVLEQGTALLRKGMSVIVFPQSTRTTDFTPAEFNSIAIKLASRANVPLIPIALKTDFWENGRIVKDLGRIFRKRKINIVFGDPLLPEKDSRKNQEALLHFVVSHLKNWGIVVHE, from the coding sequence ATGAGTAACCAAACTCTTACAAGAAAAGATCTATGCAAACCGCTGACTTACCAAAAAGGAATTTCCATCTCGTATGAAACAGCGCCGAATAAAAAACGTTCCTTGGGCGATTTAATATTCGGAAACAGCGACTTAGCGTTTCATTATGGCTACTTTAAAGAAATATTAAGAAGTAGAAAATTAGCTCTCAAAGGCCTTTATGACAATCCAACCTGGTGCGAATCTTCTGCAAAAATTCTCGACTTAGTCGAAAATTGCGGTGGTAAAATCAAGGTGGAAGGGATCGAAAAAATTCTTTCCGTTTCGGGTCCGGTGGTCATCGCCGGAAACCATATGAGCACTCTGGAAACATTCGTTCTTCCTACTTTTATCACTCAACACAAACCGATAACCTTTGTAGTTAAGGAAAGTCTAACTCGTGGAAAATTATTCGGACCGATCATGCGTTCTCGCGATCCGATCTCGGTGGGAAGAAGCAACCCAAGGGAGGACTTGGTTGCAGTTTTAGAACAAGGAACCGCTCTTTTAAGAAAGGGAATGTCCGTAATCGTTTTTCCTCAGAGCACAAGAACCACAGACTTCACTCCGGCTGAATTCAATTCCATCGCGATCAAGCTTGCTTCGCGTGCAAACGTTCCTTTGATACCGATCGCCCTCAAAACCGACTTTTGGGAAAACGGAAGAATCGTCAAAGACTTAGGACGAATCTTTAGAAAAAGAAAAATAAATATCGTATTCGGAGATCCGTTATTGCCGGAAAAAGATTCGAGAAAGAATCAGGAAGCATTGCTTCATTTCGTGGTGAGTCATCTGAAAAATTGGGGAATCGTCGTTCACGAGTAA
- a CDS encoding RibD family protein, which yields MTAYPKVSINMAMTLDGKVSRPDGKWYGLSSRNDKKRMDEIRSRADVLILGKNSILNDDPVIHLRYVENEEDPRPVILLRSGTLPEDKKVFRFSKQPPLIFCLNENYSVVRANLCSVAEIILLPGDDLNPADVLKILSEMGYHEILLEGGPSLNDSFFRLDLISRIYVTIVPFIIGKKDLPSITGDRKEYPDFDHKKWDLVSSETSENEVFLIYHRVE from the coding sequence ATGACTGCTTATCCTAAAGTAAGTATCAATATGGCGATGACTCTGGATGGAAAAGTTTCCCGTCCTGATGGAAAATGGTACGGTCTTTCCTCCAGAAACGATAAAAAAAGAATGGATGAGATTCGTTCCAGAGCGGACGTTTTGATCCTCGGAAAAAATTCGATTCTCAACGACGATCCGGTCATTCATCTACGTTATGTGGAAAACGAAGAAGATCCGCGTCCTGTGATTCTTCTTCGATCCGGAACTCTTCCGGAGGATAAAAAAGTATTCCGTTTTTCTAAACAACCCCCTTTGATTTTTTGTCTGAATGAAAACTATTCCGTTGTGAGGGCCAATCTTTGTTCGGTTGCTGAAATCATTCTTCTTCCCGGAGATGATTTGAATCCGGCTGACGTACTTAAGATTTTATCGGAGATGGGTTATCATGAAATTCTACTCGAAGGCGGTCCTTCTCTCAACGATTCCTTTTTTCGCTTAGATCTGATCTCGAGAATTTACGTTACGATCGTTCCATTTATCATCGGAAAAAAAGATCTTCCTTCGATCACCGGGGACCGCAAGGAGTATCCGGACTTTGATCACAAAAAATGGGATTTGGTATCCTCTGAAACTTCCGAAAATGAAGTTTTTCTAATATATCATAGAGTGGAATAG
- a CDS encoding MFS transporter: MQDIKRAPFREILGWCMFDFANSSYTTVIISVTYGIVFSQLVVPASSDPENPYLYGRLLWSIALAISYLLVVLTGPIFGAITDYSARKKQFLFYSYTFCIISTGALWFVVSPGQYWLAFILIISSNFFFASGENFASSFLPYLGPKEDLGKISGYAWGIGYIGGIAAVILVSTLGPKTMENFDNLRLVGPYTAFFFLFAGIPTFLLLREYTAGKDKPEGLSYLKIGIDRVFSTVKEIHKFRDMAIYLGSLFFAMAALGIVISFAFIYGAHEIKTEEKHEIAMFLLIQLFAAVGAVLFGFIQDKIGAKKTFNITLLLWIVCLLLIYWVKDITAFLIGIGIPTTQQWVFVGTTVLAGTGLGATQSASRAIVGLFAPESKSGEFFGLWGLSGKVATAFGLLAVAILEVILSDLRNSFLIVAVFFVISLFINFFVDEKRGIQTANDYKEV; the protein is encoded by the coding sequence ATGCAAGATATCAAAAGAGCCCCATTCCGGGAAATCCTCGGCTGGTGTATGTTCGATTTTGCGAACTCCTCTTATACCACGGTCATTATCAGCGTTACATACGGAATCGTTTTCAGCCAATTGGTGGTCCCGGCCTCCTCGGATCCCGAAAATCCTTATCTCTACGGCCGATTGTTATGGTCGATTGCCTTAGCCATTTCTTATTTATTGGTTGTTCTTACGGGCCCAATTTTTGGTGCGATTACAGATTATTCAGCCCGCAAAAAACAATTTCTATTTTATAGTTATACATTTTGTATTATTTCCACTGGAGCACTTTGGTTTGTCGTTTCTCCGGGACAATACTGGCTTGCATTCATCCTAATCATCTCATCCAATTTCTTTTTTGCTTCCGGCGAAAACTTTGCTTCCAGCTTTCTTCCCTATTTGGGACCAAAAGAAGATTTGGGGAAAATTTCAGGATATGCATGGGGAATCGGTTATATTGGCGGAATCGCTGCCGTTATATTAGTGAGTACATTGGGACCAAAAACGATGGAGAATTTTGATAACCTTCGTTTAGTCGGACCTTATACTGCATTTTTCTTTTTGTTCGCTGGAATTCCGACCTTTCTTCTATTACGGGAATACACTGCCGGAAAGGATAAACCCGAAGGTCTCTCCTACCTCAAGATTGGGATTGATAGAGTTTTTTCTACTGTAAAAGAAATTCATAAATTCAGAGATATGGCGATTTATCTTGGGTCCTTATTTTTTGCTATGGCAGCACTCGGAATCGTAATTAGCTTTGCATTTATCTACGGCGCGCATGAAATCAAAACCGAAGAAAAACACGAAATTGCGATGTTTCTTTTGATTCAACTTTTTGCTGCAGTCGGAGCGGTTTTGTTCGGATTCATTCAGGATAAAATCGGAGCCAAAAAAACATTCAACATTACCCTCCTTCTTTGGATCGTATGTCTGTTACTGATTTATTGGGTTAAGGACATCACTGCATTCTTAATCGGAATCGGAATTCCGACCACACAACAATGGGTCTTTGTGGGAACCACCGTCCTCGCAGGCACCGGTTTGGGAGCGACTCAGTCTGCAAGTAGGGCGATCGTCGGGCTTTTTGCTCCCGAATCCAAATCCGGCGAATTCTTCGGACTTTGGGGATTATCTGGAAAAGTAGCGACTGCTTTCGGTTTATTAGCAGTGGCTATTTTAGAAGTAATCTTATCCGATTTAAGAAATTCTTTTTTAATCGTTGCAGTTTTCTTTGTGATTTCCTTATTCATCAACTTCTTTGTGGATGAAAAGCGGGGAATTCAAACGGCGAACGATTACAAAGAGGTTTGA
- a CDS encoding gamma carbonic anhydrase family protein has protein sequence MKIHETAFIHPRATAIGLVEMGPYSSLWPGAVARADMNRIILGEGVNIQDNSTLHTDSNRGIFIGDYTLVGHNTMLHGCSIGRGCLIGIGSIILEEAEICDGAMIMAGCMIRGGKKIPPGAMVIQKNGDLKIFERKAKPILSVAGCLEYIALSKRFKEGIFGPFSKEEETEFQNQARKILERMGIPVKG, from the coding sequence ATGAAGATTCACGAGACTGCGTTTATTCATCCACGGGCGACCGCGATCGGTCTTGTAGAGATGGGACCTTACTCTTCACTTTGGCCCGGAGCCGTTGCGAGAGCGGATATGAATCGGATCATACTCGGCGAAGGTGTGAACATTCAGGATAACTCGACTTTGCACACGGATTCAAACAGAGGTATTTTTATCGGAGATTATACGTTAGTCGGTCATAATACGATGCTGCACGGATGTTCGATCGGAAGAGGATGCCTGATCGGGATCGGAAGTATCATCCTTGAGGAAGCGGAGATCTGCGATGGTGCGATGATTATGGCGGGCTGTATGATTCGCGGAGGAAAAAAGATTCCCCCGGGAGCGATGGTCATACAAAAAAATGGGGATCTAAAAATTTTCGAAAGAAAGGCTAAACCGATCCTGAGCGTTGCCGGATGTCTGGAATACATAGCCCTTTCTAAAAGATTTAAAGAGGGAATTTTCGGACCTTTTTCCAAAGAAGAAGAAACGGAATTTCAAAATCAAGCCCGGAAAATTTTGGAAAGAATGGGGATTCCAGTAAAAGGTTGA
- the gcvH gene encoding glycine cleavage system protein GcvH: MAETQAPAGYLFSEKHEWVKVEGDVALIGISDFAQSALGDIVFVDLPKAGKTIKQFETFGTIESVKAAEDLYAPIGGEVVESNPALSKNPADVNAKPFDSWMIKIKGFSTSELEKLLSPEKYKTFVAGLE, from the coding sequence ATGGCAGAAACGCAAGCACCCGCAGGTTACTTGTTCTCGGAAAAACACGAATGGGTAAAAGTAGAAGGAGACGTCGCTCTGATCGGAATTTCGGATTTCGCTCAGTCTGCGCTCGGTGATATCGTATTCGTGGATCTTCCCAAAGCGGGAAAAACCATCAAACAATTCGAGACTTTCGGCACGATCGAATCGGTAAAAGCCGCAGAAGATCTGTATGCTCCGATCGGAGGAGAAGTGGTAGAATCCAATCCCGCTCTTTCCAAAAATCCGGCGGACGTAAACGCAAAACCTTTCGACTCTTGGATGATTAAGATAAAAGGTTTTTCCACTTCCGAACTCGAAAAACTACTCAGTCCCGAAAAATACAAAACTTTCGTAGCCGGACTCGAATAA
- a CDS encoding (2Fe-2S)-binding protein has product MDSSFFSQVDLCQLMRPRKVCVCNQVSEEEIVSSIKSGHDTLEKLMNDTGASTGCGTCMGSVRKLLVRELNVPKA; this is encoded by the coding sequence ATGGATTCCTCCTTTTTCAGCCAAGTCGACCTGTGCCAGCTCATGCGTCCCCGTAAGGTATGCGTATGCAATCAGGTGTCCGAGGAAGAAATTGTGTCTTCCATCAAAAGCGGACATGACACTTTGGAGAAACTCATGAACGATACGGGCGCGTCGACGGGCTGCGGAACCTGTATGGGTTCGGTTCGTAAACTTTTGGTTCGCGAATTGAATGTTCCTAAAGCATGA
- a CDS encoding cytochrome C oxidase subunit IV family protein yields MELFLNYALYVIVSIGFLIPFTGFVIGAGAIVNATLAGFAVNFLSQVLEENKLQDFIARNKDNKLGKSLHDAIQKAQAKLNATPATPAAHVEEAHGSHHIISVKTYSLIFATLIFFTFVTVWVAGIDFGAMNVIIAMAVATVKASLVLAFFMHLKYDTMMNRVIFGSGLLFLLLLFGFSAADIFTRFKVLISFAF; encoded by the coding sequence ATGGAACTGTTTTTAAACTACGCTCTCTATGTAATCGTAAGCATCGGGTTTTTGATCCCCTTTACCGGGTTTGTGATCGGAGCCGGAGCCATTGTCAACGCGACCCTTGCTGGGTTTGCGGTGAACTTTCTTTCCCAAGTTTTGGAGGAGAATAAACTTCAAGACTTCATCGCGAGAAATAAGGACAACAAGCTCGGCAAATCTCTCCACGATGCAATTCAAAAAGCGCAAGCAAAACTGAATGCAACCCCCGCTACCCCTGCGGCACACGTTGAGGAAGCACACGGATCCCATCATATCATTTCGGTAAAAACCTATTCTTTAATCTTCGCCACTTTGATTTTCTTTACCTTCGTAACCGTTTGGGTTGCGGGTATAGATTTCGGAGCGATGAACGTAATCATCGCAATGGCAGTAGCGACTGTAAAAGCCTCTCTGGTTCTTGCATTTTTTATGCACCTAAAATACGATACGATGATGAACCGAGTGATCTTCGGATCCGGCTTGCTTTTCTTACTTCTTCTTTTTGGTTTTTCCGCTGCGGATATCTTTACCCGATTTAAGGTTTTGATTTCCTTCGCATTCTAA
- a CDS encoding biosynthetic peptidoglycan transglycosylase produces MKKKEILYTLILRVLPIFFVIVLVYEQFFPERKILVQQDRLVYLPDQKESFPLEVEWIRLGELPKDWVSYLVQVEDRRFYSHKGYSLSDIHSTLLSSILFFRKIRGASTITQQLARTLFLSREKSLFRKWKEIQIASALEEELGKEEILEYYMNSVYWGRGMSGLSQAAKYYFRRKPVELESNQFKALIQILKKPDAYSKEEVIRLSRVL; encoded by the coding sequence TTGAAAAAGAAAGAGATTTTATATACGTTGATTCTTCGAGTGTTGCCGATCTTTTTTGTGATCGTTCTTGTATACGAGCAATTTTTTCCTGAAAGAAAAATATTGGTTCAACAGGATCGATTGGTATATTTGCCCGATCAGAAAGAATCGTTTCCTCTCGAAGTGGAATGGATTCGTTTGGGTGAACTTCCTAAGGATTGGGTTTCTTATTTGGTTCAAGTAGAAGATCGCAGATTTTACTCTCACAAAGGGTATTCTCTTTCGGATATTCATTCTACCCTTCTGTCTTCGATTTTATTTTTTAGAAAAATTCGGGGAGCGAGTACGATCACGCAACAGTTAGCTAGGACACTTTTTCTTTCCCGCGAAAAATCATTGTTTAGAAAATGGAAAGAGATTCAAATCGCCTCAGCTCTTGAGGAAGAATTGGGAAAAGAAGAAATTTTAGAATATTATATGAATAGCGTTTATTGGGGAAGGGGAATGAGCGGTTTGAGTCAGGCGGCCAAATATTACTTTCGGAGAAAACCGGTGGAGTTGGAATCGAACCAATTCAAAGCTTTGATTCAAATCTTAAAAAAGCCGGATGCATATTCTAAAGAGGAGGTCATTCGACTTTCCCGAGTTTTGTAA
- a CDS encoding MerR family transcriptional regulator — protein sequence MTYKIKEVADIAGVSVRTLHHYDHIDLLKPTFVNQVGYRFYTDKDLEQLQQILFFKELGFSLEETKEILSRSDFDRKQSLMAQKKLLITKLTRLRAQIDTLEKTLLTLEGKTKMDKKTMFEGFDFEEIEKHKEKYSEETKQKYGNTNSYLESQSKTSRYSKEDWAKIKMRGDAIYAKIGMLMDKKPDDSQVQIEIENWRQHITDNFYNCTPDIFRGLGDLYVNDERFSKNIDKVKPGLSQFLRKAMHSYCDRLT from the coding sequence ATGACGTATAAGATAAAAGAAGTCGCCGATATCGCAGGAGTGAGCGTAAGAACTCTCCATCATTACGATCATATCGATCTTTTAAAACCGACATTTGTAAATCAGGTCGGATACAGATTTTATACGGACAAAGATTTGGAACAGCTGCAACAAATTCTATTTTTTAAAGAACTTGGATTCAGTCTTGAAGAAACAAAAGAAATCTTAAGCCGATCCGATTTTGATCGAAAACAATCGCTCATGGCTCAAAAAAAACTTTTAATAACAAAACTGACTCGTCTGCGGGCTCAAATCGATACTCTTGAAAAAACCCTACTCACCCTAGAAGGTAAAACGAAAATGGATAAAAAAACGATGTTTGAAGGTTTTGATTTCGAGGAAATCGAAAAGCACAAGGAAAAATACTCGGAAGAGACCAAGCAGAAATATGGAAATACAAATTCTTATCTCGAAAGTCAGTCGAAAACATCTCGGTATTCAAAGGAAGATTGGGCAAAAATTAAAATGCGTGGCGATGCGATTTATGCAAAAATCGGAATGCTCATGGATAAAAAACCGGATGATTCCCAAGTGCAAATCGAAATCGAAAACTGGCGCCAACACATTACCGATAACTTTTATAACTGTACGCCAGATATATTCCGAGGATTGGGCGATTTATATGTAAATGACGAACGATTTTCGAAAAACATCGATAAAGTAAAACCTGGACTTTCTCAATTTCTGAGAAAAGCAATGCATAGCTATTGCGATCGTCTTACTTAG
- the gcvT gene encoding glycine cleavage system aminomethyltransferase GcvT, which translates to MSQDKKTPLNETHRALGAKMIPFGGWDMPVQYTGIIAEHNATREVAGLFDVSHMGEIFITGKAESILTFLESVTCNTVSSLSDFQVQYNAVLNEQGGIVDDVTIYKFSSEKYMICSNASNYESVASHLRKYLPASGVKLEDQSLQWHQIAFQGPKANEIFSKYLGRELDSIKYYHFSLLSFEGEEIIVSRTGYTGEDGFEIYSSIPLGIKLWNDLLKFGKPFGLIPCGLGARDTLRIEAKYPLYGHELNEKWTPIESGIGWIVKEKQIPYFCSEKILSQKKNGPSLRIAAFFLTEAGVPRENFRVLDSQGNEIGKTTSGTFSPSLKKGIGLALIQAEKIKDGEPIQIEIREQPKQAIITTKPLIPGSIRKN; encoded by the coding sequence ATGTCCCAAGATAAAAAAACACCCCTTAATGAAACCCATCGCGCTCTCGGAGCAAAAATGATTCCGTTCGGCGGTTGGGACATGCCAGTGCAATATACGGGCATCATTGCGGAACACAACGCAACTCGAGAAGTCGCGGGACTTTTTGACGTTTCCCATATGGGGGAAATTTTTATAACCGGAAAAGCGGAATCCATTCTTACTTTTTTAGAATCTGTTACCTGCAACACGGTATCTTCCTTATCCGATTTTCAAGTCCAATACAACGCAGTACTCAACGAACAAGGCGGTATTGTGGACGACGTAACGATCTATAAGTTTTCATCGGAAAAGTATATGATCTGTTCGAACGCCTCCAATTACGAAAGCGTAGCCTCCCATTTGCGGAAATATCTCCCCGCTTCCGGAGTCAAACTGGAAGATCAAAGTTTACAATGGCATCAAATCGCTTTTCAAGGACCGAAGGCCAATGAAATCTTTTCCAAATATTTAGGAAGAGAACTGGATTCCATCAAGTATTATCATTTCTCACTTCTTTCCTTCGAAGGAGAAGAGATCATCGTATCCAGAACGGGTTATACCGGAGAAGACGGTTTTGAAATTTATTCTTCCATTCCCTTGGGAATCAAACTCTGGAACGATCTTTTAAAATTCGGAAAACCTTTCGGTTTAATTCCTTGCGGTCTCGGTGCAAGAGACACATTGCGCATCGAAGCAAAGTATCCTCTCTACGGACACGAACTCAATGAAAAATGGACTCCGATCGAGTCCGGAATCGGATGGATCGTAAAAGAAAAACAAATTCCTTATTTCTGCTCCGAGAAAATTCTTTCCCAAAAGAAAAACGGACCTTCTTTAAGGATCGCTGCATTCTTTCTTACCGAAGCGGGAGTTCCCCGAGAAAATTTCCGCGTATTGGATTCTCAAGGAAACGAAATCGGAAAAACGACCTCCGGAACATTCTCCCCTTCTCTCAAAAAAGGAATCGGGCTCGCTCTCATCCAAGCGGAAAAAATCAAGGATGGGGAACCGATTCAGATTGAAATCCGGGAACAACCCAAACAAGCTATCATAACTACAAAGCCTTTGATTCCAGGCAGTATCAGAAAAAATTAA